A stretch of Halostagnicola kamekurae DNA encodes these proteins:
- a CDS encoding DUF6517 family protein, which yields MSSSRRRFLAAGVTGSIAALAGCLDFITGDGPLEFSSDRVAPTDSALEETGFEELTVEERTFEETVEAGVEREIEAGFWLSSYAKALDIRGQSQEATAFVAVSTPNMSVAGRSLNPIDGMDSEELLDEFRGQIENGETDIRDIQHEETFSVSILGESRDVDRLQGQTEYQGEAIDVDLLVASFGHEGDYLVLVGMYPELFQDEGANVEVLLESVEHPV from the coding sequence ATGAGTTCTTCACGCAGACGGTTTCTTGCAGCGGGAGTGACAGGTTCGATCGCAGCCCTCGCTGGCTGTCTCGATTTCATCACCGGCGACGGGCCGCTCGAATTCAGTTCCGACCGCGTCGCGCCGACCGACAGCGCGCTCGAGGAGACGGGATTCGAAGAGCTGACCGTCGAGGAACGGACCTTCGAAGAGACGGTCGAAGCCGGCGTCGAACGGGAGATCGAAGCCGGATTCTGGCTCTCGAGTTACGCGAAAGCGCTCGATATTCGGGGCCAATCACAGGAGGCGACCGCGTTCGTCGCGGTCTCGACGCCCAACATGAGCGTCGCCGGCCGGTCGCTCAATCCCATCGACGGCATGGACAGCGAGGAGTTACTCGACGAGTTCCGGGGTCAGATCGAGAACGGGGAGACGGATATTCGGGACATCCAGCACGAGGAGACCTTTTCGGTGTCGATTCTCGGAGAGAGTCGCGACGTCGACCGTCTGCAGGGACAGACCGAGTATCAGGGCGAAGCGATCGACGTCGACCTCCTCGTGGCCTCGTTCGGTCACGAGGGCGACTATCTGGTTCTCGTCGGTATGTATCCGGAACTGTTCCAGGACGAGGGAGCCAACGTCGAGGTCCTGCTCGAGTCTGTCGAGCACCCGGTCTGA